TTGTAAATTTTCCATGGTTAATTACTAAAAATTTCCATGATCAATAAAGTAAATTTACCATGGTTCATAAAATAAAATTCCAAAACATGGCGTGGCAACACATGTTTATTTGCCATGGACACAAAAATAAGAGTCCCTGCTGTCGCAGCACCACACCACCGACAGCCGCTTCACCTGACCCAtacccccctccccccaccacaACACATCGAGATGCACCTGAGAATCTCCTCGACGCATCCGTGTCCGAGGAGCATGCCTCGCATcatccccccccacccccccccccccccccccccctaccccCCGCTGCCGGATATTTGCTCGGCGTCCACAGGCCGTCGCCGCAGCTCACCGGGACCCTCGCCGATGAGTGAAAAGTAGTTGACATATGTACCATTAAATCTAgaataaaaaagtaaaaaataaatgaTGGCAACTTCATTGTAAACACCATAACAATTTACGTACTATAGACATGGAAACTTTTGACCCCCAAaaagtcgtcgaaacatatcaatatgAAATCCAATTTTGAATATCTCATCGCGAtgaatttaatggtgaaaacagaaTTTTAATCGGATTCTTTATTCAAGAGATAAAAAAATTTAAAGATTAAAAATACAAAAAGATTCCAGCTGACATCATCAGTTCCGTTCTTGTGTGCATGCATATGTGTTAGAGAAAAAAAACGTGTGGGCCGAACTCCTTTgtgccacacgtgtgacacttatcatttgggttTGTTTGTATTTAGGCCAAAGATCTGGAATAAAACTGACACCAGCATCATCTAtatttattattatattatattatattatacgAATATAAAAAACAAAGAGGCATATTTAACTAATCTTGCCCATAAAACGAGGTCAATCCAATGAATTAGACTGCTCCAACGGCGAGCGCTCAACATATTTAACATGCAATCAATATCATACCAAATATAAACGTCAGCATTAAtcatattttttttgcaggaaGCATTAATCATATAATTAACACGCAGATAATATTCTACCTAATATCCATATGCAATTAATATACTGGAAAAAATCAACGTGCATCGCATTTACACATTTACTAGTCTGCCTAAATCACCGACCAAAAGCAGTCTTTTTTTCAACTTGTCATTATTGACGGTCCATACCTGGTGTATATTTTCATTGCTATACGAAGGAGAGGGAAATTAAAGTGTTATGTGGGTATACGAGCAAAATCCCAATGGCATATATGGAATTAAATCAAATTTTAAACATCCCAAGATACTTTTTAGTTGTTTCATGACAAAAATGTTTAGGCCCTGTGCAGTGCTTCTTCCTTGGCTACCTACAATGGAATTTCCAAGAACACTTGTCTAGGATCTTCGGTCAAATGGGAAATAACATGCACTACCGATCAGTCGCCGTAAGTACGTCCAAGTCTAGCTGGAACCATATGGCATTCATGGGCTCTTTGGCACAGAAGGAAGGGCAATAGCATTGCTCCCGAAATGAGTAGAACGTGTGCAGCCTGCCACCGCCATCGGTCTCATTATAGTTTGGTAGGAACATCTTGTTGCACAAATCTTCTTCGGGGGGTGGCACAACAATCAGAGCATTTCTCCTATCCCAGAACACGGCCGCGTCCTCCATCTCTTGCAACTCCGACCAAACCATCTGAGACCTTTCTAGCTTGAACATTCTGACTGATGCATCACCATTCTCCCTGAAAATGGCGATTAGCTCCCCCTTCCACTCCACCAGATAGTTGTAGTCCCATTCCTCAAGATGCACGTCATCGCTCCCACGTATCGGTTGATCCGGCTTTTTCAGGACGCTAAACTCCATCTCGTCCTCGTTCGGGTCTATGACTCCAAGCCTTCCGTTGATGTCTAGAAAATAGAATACTCCGTCTAGGAAGACAGGGCTGTGTGATGCCATGAAGAACGGCGCGTCATCGTCGCTTAGGAATTCTTCCTTCCACTGTTCATCTCCCATTCGCCATGTCTTTATCATGAGAACTTTGCCGCTTGGGGTAGATCCTGCGGCAAGAACCACAAAATCCGGAGAACCCGGCACCGAAGAAAACGACAATCCTTTGAGACCAATGACATCCAAAGGTGGAAGAGCAATCACATGGCCACCATTAGGGTAGTTCTTAAACGGATTCACTAGGAAGAACATGCGGTCGCCGCCTCTCGACACGATGACCCAACCGTTCTTTGTGAAATGCAGTAACTGCGACCCTTGAGATTTGAGACCCGAAGTAGGGATATTTACCCTGATACTATACTTCTTCTCGCCGACTGGATCGAAGATCTCGATAAGGTCCTCCTTGGTCCTTCTTGCTGGCCGAGTTGTCATCAGCAATGGCGACACTTTTGCATGCTGGATCGGGCTCTTAATGGAGTTCCACTGCTTGCAGACAGCTTTCAGGTGTAGTAAATCGATGAATGAAATCTTCGGTACTAGTAACTGTAACAAGTCAGTATGGAGATCAGACCACCGCCTCACAGTGCTCATCGTCATGTCCTCTTTTTCTTGCTCTCCGCAGCAATGTTCAATTCTTGTATGCGTCACCTGTCAAGTACAGGTTAAACTTGCGTACTCAACCTAATTAATTTATCAGTAATATAATCATGTACATACTTACTTCGTTGGAGACATTATCAGAAGTTTGGATAGTTCGTGCTGCTTCCAGACCAAAGCTGCAAATACATAAATAGAATCACTAAACCACCTCACAAATACTACTACAACTCCTACAAATATTTGTACAAATCGAGTGAGTGGAATTAAACTTACCTAGTGGGAAGAGCCCAGAAAACCTGgtcctcaccatcatcatcatcatcgtcgcatCCCTCGACTAAACTGAGCCAAATGGTCGCATCATCCAGAGACACGGTGTAGATACCAAATTCACCGCAAACTTCACGCAGCACATGGATGCAGTTAGGTTGGGTTCCTGCTTCAGTCGCTGATGGGACCACAAAATTAAACCTGCCTACAAAGAACGTTTTGTCCCCGATGGTTTCGACCGTCTCCCACGCATTTTCTCCGTCGTTCCATCGAAAAACCTTCACATCCACCACGGCCTGCGGGCACCCAAAGATGCAGCAGCGCACCAAGAAGAGCTCGCCATCGGGACACGGCACCGGGTAGCACTTGTACGCAGTATGGACTGGGCACGGGGGTGGGGGCGTCATGTCCGCCCTCTCGACCGCCGGCGCCAGGTTGGATGCGTCCATGGCCACAAAGGATAACATGGTCGTCGCGTACATCTTCCCCTGGTAGCCACGGGTTATAGGGCCGTCGAACCAATCATTCTCCTCGACGAGCTCCACAGGAAGACGGGACCACTCGGGGTCACCGGGGCGGCAGTGGAGGAGGAACGTCTCCCCGACGAAGTCGAGCACGACGGTGCAGTCGGGCGGGGTTTGCCCCGAGAGCGCGCAGCCGAACTGTAGATGCAGCTTTGGCTCGTCAGGCAACGGCGGGAGAGCGATCACGATGGGGGCCGACGGCGACGTATCAGCGAAGTTCACGAGGGAGCACTCGTTGGTGCGGTCGTCCAGCATGAGCGACCAGTCTCCGTCCCGGCCGAGGCATCGTTTTCCTTGCAAAACCGGCATGTCCGGTGTCTCGTCCCAGCGGCGACATCCGTCGAATGGCGCGACGAAGACGGGTTTGCTTGTCCCGTTGAATTGTACCAACCACGGCTGCTGCTGCGTCTTGGCCATGAAGTAGGGTTCTTCGATGTCTGCTGCAGAGCGCGTCTGGAACTCTGGGTATCGATCTCCTTTTGGGGGGAGAAAGAAGAACGAAAGAAACGTCTGGATCTGATTATATGGCGACCAGGTCCGTCCGTGTCCGTCAGAAACTTAGACGTCTTTGGTTCGCGATTTCCGATTACATCGCCCGTACCGGCTGGCTTCCAAAGACGGAACCAATCCGCTTCAACCAAACAGATTTGTctaaagaaacaaaaaacaaaaaaccaaaCAGATCGTGTAATCACAAAAACACTTGCATGATTTTTTTTCGACAAATGCACTCTTTATATGGCGAGTCAGTAAACATATGAAGCTGGACAGATGTCTGACAATCAGATCTGAATAGTTTACAATCATGATtgccattttttttacttttttggcaGGGATAATTGAGCGATCCGCCCAACAAGACAGAAAAGAACAAGGACGAGTGGCTCCGCGCTTGGGTCTACCGCCAATCGCTTACGACGGCGGAGACGGACGCTAGACCGCTCCGCCGGAAGAACACCAAGGCGCTCCGGCTAGCCATTGAGCAGTCGGAGCGTGATGCAATGGAGGCAGCGGCGGAGATGGCTCGGGTGGCGAAGCTCAAGCGGCAGCAGGACAGGGCCGTCCAGCGGCTCAAAGGGCTCATCGTCCTCTCTGACTCCTCCTCTGACGGCGATGAACACGTCGCCTCCTCCGATGACTCAGATGATCCTTAACCAACCGCCGACGCCTACAGCTACACCGTCGGCCGGAGGGGGAAATGACCGGCGTGGAAGTGGTGAAGATCTGCCATCTCCACTTTAATTTCATGTTTTCATATGTAGTTTAAACTTGTTTGTCGTTATGTGCATTATGTGAACTTTGAAGATCCGTTGGTGATCTTTTCGTGAACGGGTTTAAACTTGTTTGTCGTTTATGTGCATTATGTGAACTTTGAAGATCCGTTGGTGATCTTCTCGTGAACGGATTGTGCATTTCTATGTCCGTTTGATGATCTATGTAGTTTTATCCGTGTTGCATGGTTCAGTACGGATATAGAGGATCGGACATGAGATACACGAATGTAAACGACGCGATTTGAGGACTGGTCATTGCCCGTGGACGCGCCCGCACACGTCCGCAGGCATTTAAGGACCCGGATTTGCTAAGTCTGATTGTAGACGCTCTAGCAAGATCCTTGCAAGAAGTTTGTACCAGCAAGCCCTGTCTATGGAGGACGGTGCGAGGAGGATGATGGCCATCCTCGTGGAGTCATTGTGGTGGACTCATGGAGGGCCGGGCATGGATCTTTGTTTGCCGCAGTGGTTGGATGCCGCTGGCCGAAGAGGCCACCCTCCGTGCTGCACGCAGACGAGGGCCCTCGCCCTGACGCACACAACTGATAGGTCACCCCTAGTTGTCGGTCGTCGAAATTGTGAACGGTCTTATCAATACACAAATGTATAACTCCCTAGAAATTTCAATCGACGCTACTGTCGGCAACCGAAACCACCCACGGTGGCTCAGCACTCGACCGAAGCCACCCGCACCTGCTCCTGTCGGTCGCTCATTGCGGATCTCCTGCCTTCTCGCTACTTCCGTCCCCAATTAGAATCTGCCCGGGCGTCTTCTAGAAACCGCGGGGGTTACATGAAACGTTTGTGGCTGGGCGGCCGGCCAAAGATTGGACCGGTCGCACGTGGCCAAAGTTTGAGCCTTATTTTCCATCTCCATGGCCACACGTAGCGCACCAGCATGACGATCCCTTGTTGTTAGGGCGAGCCACGGCGGGGGCAGAGAAGTCACGGTGGGGGAGCTACAAGAGGCCGCGCGCGATGCTGGTCGCCGTCGATGGCACGCGACACTAGAGGCGGTGCTGGAACCATTCATTTGAAAGCTTCCACCGTTTGATTCAAAAGCTTCAATAGACATGGTATATAAAATGCAACCGGACACTGTGCAAATGAAAAAGCTACAACCGTTCACACGAAAGCTTCAACTATAGTTTGAAAAAGCTTCAACTAGACTGCCATGCAACCCCGAAAGCTGCAACCGGCAATAAAAAAAGCTTCAACCACTCATGTCTCAGCTACGTCCCACAACGACAGAGACGACATTTTGCTGCAATCGTCATAGGTTTTTGCTACGATAATTGATGAATTTTGCTACAAGCATTTTTCATGGCCGCTATGGTGCTACAAGCGTGGCGACAACACAACCAGATGTTGGGGATGGGATGTTGCGCACTACAATATCGAGATCAATTATGTAGAGGCGGGCGACACAGTGTTGGGTGGACGACGACGAGAACTGCGTCGAACAGAGTTCCGGCGTTGCAACCTTGGGGGCCGGCGCGGTCATGGCGAGCTGCAAcctggggggagggggagggcggcGCGGTCATGGCGAGATGAACAGGTTCCTGGCGCCCGCTGCAGCGCCTTGTTGGGCCGGCCCGCGATGGGAAAGGCAGCGACCAGGGATCGAACTTGCATCGCTCGAGTAGGCAACCCTTGTTGGATCTTAGCTCACCACCAAGGCAATTGGTCACTTGTGATTTACTAGCGCTAAACTGTACATGAACTAGTATGGGCGCGCTATTTATTTATCATTTAGTTCTTTCATTTACTTCTATAAAATTGTGAATTTAAAAACGTTCATCGATTTTGAGACaaaagttcacaaacttaaaaaaagtttatcgattttgagaaatagttcatcatttttgaagaaaagttcacaaacttaaaaaatttcaccgattttgaaaaaaacTTTATGACAAAGTTTAAAATGTTCATCGttttcgaaaaaaagttcatcggtcttgaaaaaagttcatcgattttgaaaaaagttcatcgtgtTTGAGAAaatagttcattgattttgaaaaaagttcacaaatttaaatgaaaaaagttcatcaaaattagttcatcggatttggaaaaagttcaccgaatttgagaAAACAAaagtcaaatttgaaaaaagttcgctGAATTAgaaaaaatttcatcaattttAGAAAAATGTGGATGGATTGAGAAAGATCATCGAACGAGGAAGAAGGAAAAAAAATTAAAcagaaaaatgaaaaaacaaaaaatagaaaaagatgATAAGGAAAACAAGTGATGAAACTATGGGCATCAAGTTACTACGGTGGGGTGGTTACCACTGTATGCTGTTAACCAGGAAGTCTTTGGTTTGATTCCCAGCTCTCACGGAATTTTTGCGATTTGTATATGCAAACAACAGCGAAGCGAGCGAAATGGGCCAAGCCCAGCTAAATAGGAAATGCCAGGCTCCACCACCAGACCCACCTCAACACGCTGGAACACGCCGGAGCCAAGTCGCACCGCCACCGTGTGGGCTTAGATTAGGACCGCCACCCTTGAGCTAGGTTTTGCCCCGCCCCAGCATGAGAGAAAGCCTCGCCTTTGCCGTTCGCTACGCGGGGGCTTAGCCGGCTTAGCCCGACCTCATCCTCCGGCGGCAGTGAGGGTGGGTGGTGGTCGGAGAGGGGGCCGAGGGCGGCGTGGTTCAGGGTGTCCGCTCGTGTTGCCCCTGGAAGGAGCGATGTGGGGCGTGGTTAGCTCTCTTGTAGTCCTTGGTTTTGGTATTGACATACTTGTTTTTTGTCGTCCTCTTCTCTTTTGCATTTTTAGGGGCTGTTTGAATTGTGACTATATTTGTCATATATTGTCACATGATTTTTGTCATACTTGTCACACTTGCcttacttgagttgctcaaattgttagccacaatTTTTGTGATTTGTAT
This region of Triticum aestivum cultivar Chinese Spring chromosome 2D, IWGSC CS RefSeq v2.1, whole genome shotgun sequence genomic DNA includes:
- the LOC123048647 gene encoding uncharacterized protein — its product is MAKTQQQPWLVQFNGTSKPVFVAPFDGCRRWDETPDMPVLQGKRCLGRDGDWSLMLDDRTNECSLVNFADTSPSAPIVIALPPLPDEPKLHLQFGCALSGQTPPDCTVVLDFVGETFLLHCRPGDPEWSRLPVELVEENDWFDGPITRGYQGKMYATTMLSFVAMDASNLAPAVERADMTPPPPCPVHTAYKCYPVPCPDGELFLVRCCIFGCPQAVVDVKVFRWNDGENAWETVETIGDKTFFVGRFNFVVPSATEAGTQPNCIHVLREVCGEFGIYTVSLDDATIWLSLVEGCDDDDDDGEDQVFWALPTSFGLEAARTIQTSDNVSNEVTHTRIEHCCGEQEKEDMTMSTVRRWSDLHTDLLQLLVPKISFIDLLHLKAVCKQWNSIKSPIQHAKVSPLLMTTRPARRTKEDLIEIFDPVGEKKYSIRVNIPTSGLKSQGSQLLHFTKNGWVIVSRGGDRMFFLVNPFKNYPNGGHVIALPPLDVIGLKGLSFSSVPGSPDFVVLAAGSTPSGKVLMIKTWRMGDEQWKEEFLSDDDAPFFMASHSPVFLDGVFYFLDINGRLGVIDPNEDEMEFSVLKKPDQPIRGSDDVHLEEWDYNYLVEWKGELIAIFRENGDASVRMFKLERSQMVWSELQEMEDAAVFWDRRNALIVVPPPEEDLCNKMFLPNYNETDGGGRLHTFYSFREQCYCPSFCAKEPMNAIWFQLDLDVLTATDR